The Nocardia arthritidis genome has a window encoding:
- a CDS encoding HEAT repeat domain-containing protein: MDGGGSPLDSALVSGDPDQQVDALIELIKRGDGAAVAKVLPLVDSGDVAVRSEAVRAIGYLGIAQAPVVGPVLLRMLSDSDEMVRNEAAEALGIVRYQPAGDALAALLGAEPSWMVRASIAEALGSYPGQATAGLVQRVRDVEEFGEVRRYAIGSLARTGDLARVEMSALVAEFGYEPEIGPQLRIAAYRLGDQTQLDEIAGDAGRLDEDESARLLNDIEDLLRSPQPPTLQEDSPRIKTIVDVIAMRWPLYSRQAGAIRDKLPK; this comes from the coding sequence GTGGACGGCGGAGGTTCCCCTCTCGATTCGGCGCTCGTGTCAGGCGACCCGGATCAGCAGGTCGACGCGTTGATCGAACTGATCAAGCGTGGTGATGGCGCCGCGGTTGCCAAGGTTCTGCCACTCGTCGATTCGGGTGATGTCGCAGTTCGTAGCGAGGCGGTGCGTGCGATCGGCTATTTGGGTATCGCGCAGGCGCCGGTTGTCGGTCCGGTGCTGCTGCGGATGCTGTCGGATTCGGACGAGATGGTTCGTAACGAGGCGGCAGAGGCGCTCGGCATCGTTCGGTATCAGCCCGCGGGTGACGCACTCGCGGCGCTGCTGGGTGCCGAGCCATCGTGGATGGTTCGAGCCTCGATCGCCGAGGCGTTGGGCAGCTATCCCGGACAGGCGACCGCAGGGCTGGTTCAGCGTGTGCGCGACGTCGAAGAATTCGGGGAGGTGCGGCGGTATGCGATCGGCTCACTCGCCCGCACCGGTGACCTCGCCCGTGTTGAAATGTCCGCTCTGGTAGCTGAATTCGGATACGAGCCGGAGATCGGGCCCCAACTGCGCATCGCTGCCTACCGGCTGGGCGATCAGACGCAGCTCGACGAGATCGCTGGCGACGCGGGCCGACTGGACGAGGACGAATCGGCCCGCCTCCTCAACGACATCGAAGATCTACTGCGGAGCCCACAACCACCGACACTGCAGGAAGACTCGCCGCGCATCAAGACCATTGTCGATGTGATCGCAATGCGCTGGCCGCTCTACTCGCGGCAAGCCGGGGCCATCCGCGACAAACTACCGAAATAG
- a CDS encoding DUF3558 domain-containing protein, whose amino-acid sequence MATLAGALLLASGCGPDKQGQPSPTTANTSAATAALWDPCTQIPEQKLRQLGLDPSSKTSGIAGVEEPGYKACGWYDPEHPVNFNITVFTTIYTLDDVKKKKDNTGFSDVSVQGRNGLTYRTTGSNPSEACTIAFPASQGSIQIIVFNSSAKGRQIPSCDRAKNAADTLSSIFPN is encoded by the coding sequence ATGGCGACGCTGGCAGGGGCGCTGCTGCTGGCATCCGGATGCGGCCCGGACAAGCAGGGCCAGCCGTCCCCCACCACGGCCAATACCTCGGCTGCGACCGCGGCCCTCTGGGATCCGTGCACGCAGATTCCGGAACAGAAACTTCGGCAGCTAGGACTGGATCCCTCGTCGAAGACCTCCGGCATAGCCGGAGTCGAAGAACCCGGCTACAAGGCGTGCGGGTGGTATGACCCAGAGCACCCGGTGAACTTCAACATCACCGTGTTCACCACGATCTATACCCTCGACGACGTCAAAAAGAAGAAAGACAACACCGGTTTCTCCGACGTATCTGTACAGGGCCGTAATGGGTTGACTTACCGCACCACTGGGTCCAACCCTTCCGAAGCTTGCACTATAGCCTTTCCGGCATCTCAGGGTTCAATTCAGATAATCGTATTCAATAGCTCGGCCAAGGGGCGTCAAATTCCATCCTGCGATAGGGCGAAGAACGCCGCCGATACGCTCTCGTCAATCTTTCCGAACTGA
- a CDS encoding Pls/PosA family non-ribosomal peptide synthetase → MHHLFEASCDAAPDAIAVDRDGATYSYAELDARANKLAHHLRELGVSSGTRVAILLPRSEQTYVALLGIGKAGATFVPIDPGAPPDRVAYIIEDASVAVVVTSTELDSALAGLDRVVVRVDADAARIAAAPCDRPEPLADEVADPVAYVMYTSGSSGRPKGVLIAQSSICNFLDVVPEVYDVRPGDRVYQGMTISFDFSIEEIWPTFARGATLVVGPTDSRRLGAELADFLESSGVTVLYCVPTLLATLPRELPAIRSILVGGEACPGQLVERWAGSGRRMLNTYGPTEATVTATVGVLLPGRTVTIGRPLPTYSVVLLDDDRNPVPDGEIGEICIGGPGVALGYVGRPDLTAEKFIDHPAVRDGKLYRTGDLGRIDADGEIEYHGRADAEVKIRGHRIDLGEIESVLLEDKSIAEAVVATTAGDGGPDLAAYVVLADDAPVEDDLRARLHQRMRDRLPAYMVASYVELLPALPTMPSGKVDRKQLPAPSGHRFVGSGPVVAPAGQAEESIRDIWADALGLPAEAVSVTADFFTDLGGHSLLAARTVTLLRSSGVAPHAALRDLYRYRNVRAMAGQLPEAEPVAAEVASKPLRHSNIAVARGGLAQAAALYLLLFVITLPVVYVYTVNDGDVSFEVLGQLLVAILVAYLNVRWVVPVLLGRLLVAGIRPGRYPLWGLTYLRIWTLHLLLSVGPLPVLSGSPLANVYLRLLGARIGRGAHIATATVSMPTMLDIGAGAAVGYGVTMLPWRVEDGWVVVAPITVGADAFVGAHAMLDPGATVEAGGALGEQSALGAGQTVTAGSRWAGSPAAVTDRLSDTVETLLAIEPDRTPWTAAQLAAIGFAAFVVEVAAIAMIVPATAFVWWALLRFDILVGLLSTLIVGPIFLVTVCAVVAAGKLLILPRLPIGIHSARSGLGIRKWVADKLFEYSLEFTNSLYATLYTVPWLRLLGARIGRGSEVSTVAHLDPDLLELDAGTFVADMASVGAATFAHGRIAFAPTTVGLRSFIGNAAVVAAGSTIGAGALVGVGTLPPESGVPDGTSWLGSPAMHLPVRQDSGDFPEAATYDPPARLVRQRLAIEFFRATLPATVLGTGFYLYLWTLSGLAHGNDIGLPAVLSPLVAGAVGVAIAGYCAAVKRNVIGRYRPRVEPLWDTFVRKSEFVTGLYEAAAVPACLALLTGTPFLPMMLRWFGADIGKRTWIGTTYLTEFDLCVIGDDAAVGLEVSLQTHLFEDRVMKMSTVTIRPGATVGARAIVLYDAVVGDDVVLDSLSLLMKGEHLTPATRWGGIPAQPRAAVIQNIRETIGGAPQLAGAAAG, encoded by the coding sequence ATGCATCATCTGTTCGAGGCCAGCTGTGACGCGGCGCCGGACGCGATCGCCGTGGACCGGGACGGCGCGACCTACAGCTACGCCGAATTGGACGCACGCGCGAACAAATTGGCGCATCACCTGCGCGAACTGGGCGTATCCTCCGGCACCCGGGTCGCGATCCTGTTGCCGCGCTCGGAACAGACCTATGTGGCGTTGCTCGGCATCGGCAAGGCGGGCGCGACATTCGTACCCATAGATCCGGGCGCGCCGCCCGACCGTGTCGCCTACATCATCGAGGACGCCTCGGTCGCGGTGGTGGTGACCTCGACCGAATTGGACTCCGCGCTGGCCGGGCTCGACCGCGTCGTCGTGCGGGTCGACGCGGATGCGGCGCGGATCGCGGCCGCGCCGTGCGACAGGCCCGAACCGTTGGCGGACGAAGTCGCGGATCCGGTGGCCTATGTCATGTACACCTCGGGTTCGAGCGGCAGGCCGAAGGGTGTGCTGATCGCCCAGTCGAGCATCTGCAATTTCCTCGACGTGGTGCCCGAGGTGTACGACGTGCGCCCCGGCGACCGGGTGTACCAGGGCATGACCATCTCGTTCGACTTCTCCATCGAGGAGATCTGGCCGACCTTCGCCCGCGGCGCGACGCTCGTTGTCGGACCGACGGATTCGCGCCGCCTCGGCGCCGAGCTCGCCGATTTCCTGGAGTCGTCCGGGGTGACGGTGCTGTACTGCGTGCCGACGCTGCTGGCGACCCTCCCGCGCGAATTGCCCGCCATCCGAAGCATTCTCGTCGGCGGCGAGGCCTGCCCCGGTCAATTGGTCGAGCGCTGGGCCGGATCCGGCCGCCGCATGCTCAACACCTACGGCCCGACCGAGGCCACCGTCACCGCGACCGTCGGCGTGCTGCTGCCGGGCCGCACGGTGACCATCGGACGGCCGCTGCCGACCTATTCGGTGGTGCTGCTCGACGACGACCGAAATCCGGTGCCGGACGGGGAGATCGGGGAAATCTGCATCGGCGGGCCCGGGGTGGCGCTCGGCTATGTCGGCAGACCCGACCTTACCGCCGAGAAGTTCATCGACCACCCGGCGGTGCGGGACGGAAAGCTGTACCGCACCGGCGATCTCGGCCGCATCGACGCCGACGGCGAGATCGAGTACCACGGCCGCGCCGACGCCGAGGTCAAGATCCGCGGGCATCGCATCGATCTCGGCGAGATCGAATCGGTGCTGCTGGAGGACAAGTCGATCGCCGAAGCGGTGGTGGCGACGACGGCGGGCGACGGCGGCCCGGACTTGGCGGCGTATGTGGTGCTGGCGGACGACGCGCCGGTCGAGGACGATCTGCGGGCCCGACTGCACCAGCGCATGCGCGACCGACTGCCCGCCTACATGGTCGCGTCCTATGTCGAACTGCTGCCCGCGCTGCCGACGATGCCGTCGGGCAAGGTCGACCGCAAACAGCTGCCCGCGCCGAGCGGACACCGCTTCGTCGGATCCGGGCCGGTGGTCGCGCCCGCGGGCCAGGCCGAGGAGAGCATCCGCGATATCTGGGCCGATGCGCTCGGCCTGCCCGCCGAGGCGGTTTCGGTGACCGCCGACTTCTTCACCGACCTAGGCGGGCATTCGCTGCTGGCGGCGCGCACGGTGACGTTGCTGCGGTCGAGCGGGGTCGCACCGCACGCCGCCCTGCGCGACCTCTACCGGTACCGCAACGTACGCGCGATGGCCGGGCAACTTCCCGAAGCCGAGCCGGTCGCGGCCGAGGTTGCGTCGAAACCCTTGCGGCACAGCAATATCGCGGTGGCCCGCGGCGGGCTGGCGCAGGCGGCGGCGCTGTATCTGCTGCTGTTCGTGATCACGCTGCCGGTGGTGTACGTGTACACCGTCAACGACGGTGACGTGTCGTTCGAGGTGCTGGGGCAGCTGCTGGTGGCGATCCTCGTCGCGTACCTGAACGTGCGCTGGGTGGTCCCGGTGCTGCTCGGCAGGCTGCTCGTCGCGGGTATCCGGCCGGGCCGATATCCGCTGTGGGGCTTGACCTATCTGCGCATTTGGACGCTGCACCTGCTGCTTTCGGTCGGCCCGCTGCCGGTGCTTTCGGGTTCACCGCTGGCCAATGTCTATCTGCGGCTGCTCGGCGCGCGGATCGGGCGCGGCGCCCATATCGCCACCGCGACGGTCAGCATGCCGACGATGCTCGATATCGGCGCGGGCGCCGCCGTCGGCTACGGGGTGACCATGCTGCCGTGGCGGGTCGAGGACGGATGGGTGGTGGTCGCGCCGATCACCGTCGGCGCGGACGCGTTCGTCGGCGCGCACGCGATGCTGGATCCGGGCGCGACGGTCGAGGCGGGCGGCGCGCTCGGCGAGCAGTCGGCGCTAGGCGCGGGACAGACCGTGACGGCGGGCAGCCGCTGGGCGGGTTCGCCCGCGGCCGTCACCGATCGGTTGTCCGATACGGTCGAGACGCTGCTGGCCATCGAGCCGGACCGTACGCCGTGGACGGCGGCGCAGCTGGCGGCCATCGGATTCGCCGCCTTCGTCGTCGAAGTGGCCGCGATCGCGATGATCGTGCCCGCGACGGCCTTCGTCTGGTGGGCGCTGCTGCGGTTCGACATCCTCGTCGGGCTGCTGTCCACGCTGATCGTCGGGCCGATCTTCCTGGTGACGGTGTGCGCGGTGGTGGCGGCGGGCAAACTGCTGATCCTGCCCCGGCTGCCGATCGGAATCCATTCCGCGCGTTCCGGATTGGGCATCAGGAAATGGGTGGCGGACAAGTTGTTCGAGTACAGCCTGGAGTTCACCAACTCGCTGTACGCCACCCTGTACACGGTGCCGTGGCTGCGGTTGCTCGGCGCCAGGATCGGCCGCGGCTCTGAGGTCTCGACCGTCGCGCACCTCGATCCGGATCTGCTGGAACTCGACGCGGGCACCTTCGTCGCCGATATGGCCAGCGTGGGCGCGGCCACCTTCGCACACGGCCGAATCGCCTTCGCGCCCACCACCGTTGGACTGCGCTCGTTCATCGGCAACGCGGCCGTCGTCGCCGCCGGGTCGACCATCGGCGCGGGCGCGCTCGTCGGGGTCGGCACGCTGCCGCCGGAATCCGGTGTGCCGGACGGGACTTCGTGGCTCGGCTCACCCGCGATGCACCTGCCGGTGCGGCAGGATTCCGGCGATTTTCCGGAGGCGGCGACCTATGATCCGCCGGCACGGTTGGTGCGTCAGCGGCTGGCCATCGAATTCTTCCGCGCGACGCTGCCCGCGACCGTGCTCGGCACCGGGTTCTACCTGTATCTGTGGACGCTGTCCGGGCTGGCGCACGGCAACGACATCGGTCTGCCCGCGGTGCTGTCGCCGCTGGTCGCCGGGGCCGTCGGGGTCGCGATCGCGGGCTACTGCGCGGCGGTGAAGCGCAACGTCATCGGGCGTTACCGGCCGCGGGTCGAGCCGCTGTGGGATACGTTCGTGCGCAAGAGCGAATTCGTCACCGGTCTGTACGAGGCGGCGGCCGTGCCCGCCTGCCTGGCCCTGCTCACCGGGACCCCTTTCCTACCGATGATGCTGCGCTGGTTCGGCGCGGATATCGGCAAGCGCACCTGGATCGGCACCACCTATCTCACCGAATTCGACCTGTGCGTCATCGGCGACGACGCCGCCGTCGGATTGGAAGTGTCGCTGCAAACCCACCTTTTCGAGGACCGGGTGATGAAGATGTCCACCGTCACCATCCGGCCCGGCGCGACCGTCGGCGCCCGCGCCATCGTGCTCTACGACGCCGTCGTCGGCGATGACGTGGTGCTCGACTCGCTATCGCTGCTGATGAAGGGCGAACACCTCACCCCGGCCACCCGCTGGGGCGGCATTCCGGCGCAGCCGCGGGCGGCCGTCATCCAGAACATCCGCGAAACCATCGGCGGCGCACCGCAACTCGCGGGTGCGGCCGCCGGATGA
- a CDS encoding ESX-1 secretion-associated protein, which translates to MGTSGGTPRSSQSLSVVPDSVREVGAYIYDLANTLKSALDSAGREVESVTTGSWTGDAATGFSTGWNEVSDGGGQIISALTGLAEKLGVTADTYQRRDRSNADSLSNSSLDLPPLS; encoded by the coding sequence ATGGGCACTTCAGGGGGAACGCCGCGCTCCAGCCAGTCGTTATCGGTCGTTCCAGATAGCGTCCGAGAGGTCGGCGCCTACATTTATGATCTTGCCAATACCCTCAAATCGGCGCTCGACTCTGCTGGTCGTGAAGTCGAATCCGTGACGACAGGTAGCTGGACAGGTGATGCCGCTACCGGGTTCAGCACGGGATGGAACGAGGTCAGCGACGGCGGCGGGCAAATCATCTCCGCTCTCACAGGGCTGGCCGAGAAGTTGGGAGTTACGGCCGACACTTACCAGCGCCGTGACCGATCCAACGCCGATTCCCTGTCGAACTCCAGCCTCGACCTACCACCGCTGTCGTGA
- a CDS encoding LysE family translocator: MVPVSHAAAFALAAFIIIVIPGPNVLFAIGRALALGRRSAILSVAGTVAGSLVPLLAVALGLGAVLTASAALFLIVKIAGAAYLIYLGIATIRHRKKLVAALSAEVPDADAKRVLRQGFVVGATNPKTMVFFGAVLPQFTAPESGSLPAQLLVLGLIFLVIQALSDGLWALLAATARTWFARSPRRLEAIGSTGGLMIIGVGTSVAFSGTN; this comes from the coding sequence GTGGTGCCTGTTTCGCATGCGGCCGCCTTCGCGCTCGCCGCGTTCATCATCATCGTCATTCCGGGCCCGAATGTGCTGTTCGCCATCGGGCGGGCGCTGGCGCTGGGACGACGGTCCGCGATCCTGTCGGTGGCGGGCACCGTGGCCGGATCGCTCGTGCCGTTGCTGGCGGTGGCCCTGGGGCTGGGTGCGGTGTTGACCGCCTCGGCGGCGTTGTTCCTCATCGTGAAGATCGCAGGGGCCGCGTATCTGATCTATCTGGGCATCGCGACGATCCGGCACCGCAAGAAGTTGGTGGCGGCGCTGTCGGCCGAAGTCCCGGACGCCGACGCCAAGCGGGTCCTGCGGCAGGGTTTCGTGGTAGGCGCCACCAACCCGAAGACCATGGTCTTCTTCGGCGCCGTACTCCCGCAGTTCACGGCGCCCGAATCCGGTTCGCTGCCAGCCCAATTGCTGGTACTCGGCCTCATCTTCCTAGTGATCCAAGCACTTTCGGACGGACTGTGGGCGCTACTCGCCGCCACCGCCCGAACCTGGTTCGCGCGCTCGCCGCGCCGCCTCGAGGCGATCGGCAGCACCGGCGGACTGATGATCATCGGAGTCGGCACCAGCGTGGCATTCTCCGGAACCAACTGA
- a CDS encoding polymorphic toxin type 34 domain-containing protein: protein MAIVVDPQTYYNASTKCAKINSEILSALSALWNSLQNSGQMAGSYDKAAGWASGYDENAADMLSTCASLSNALANFANILNTAGDNWAYSNWNANPDPAKGPAPSRPFHVPQGVVFQNDIKPPPSAFGGSAKGLDTSVPGLLDQIGYTVPNGDTDRLKSAADAWKTFAETPAIKNAADGIKAIITDIHSANTAAPDIADVETHLTTLSNGAAAVASVSVSLSGAVGEHHTNLVAFRSDLDGHVNSLMKDLFWIAIGTVAAVALTEILTAGLATLGPAEAEAAAGTAAGTAAVATAATRIRNLWNICRLFQTLEVGVGIAEAINAVNPLDIQSKLDEIASLVAATVAGVFVAEMAKGGKQNVGDTGIENEMRALIAAGAAIGNCEALAKLWDEAKGDNARRQRIKRTQKKYDCRHSSGGGGR from the coding sequence GTGGCCATCGTTGTCGACCCGCAGACATATTACAATGCCTCCACCAAATGCGCGAAGATAAACAGTGAGATCCTTTCCGCCTTATCGGCGTTGTGGAACTCGCTGCAGAATTCCGGTCAGATGGCAGGTAGTTATGACAAGGCGGCCGGTTGGGCTTCCGGCTACGACGAGAACGCGGCCGATATGCTCAGCACCTGCGCCTCGCTGTCGAATGCCCTCGCCAACTTCGCCAATATTTTGAACACTGCGGGAGACAATTGGGCATACTCGAATTGGAATGCAAATCCGGATCCAGCCAAGGGCCCGGCGCCGTCCCGGCCGTTCCATGTCCCACAGGGTGTGGTTTTCCAAAATGACATAAAGCCTCCTCCATCGGCTTTCGGCGGCTCGGCCAAAGGGCTTGATACCAGCGTGCCCGGACTATTGGATCAGATCGGCTACACGGTGCCGAACGGCGATACGGATCGCTTGAAATCCGCCGCCGACGCATGGAAGACATTCGCTGAAACGCCGGCCATCAAGAACGCCGCCGACGGCATAAAAGCGATCATCACCGATATCCACTCGGCGAACACCGCTGCACCGGATATAGCCGACGTCGAGACGCACCTGACCACTCTGTCGAACGGTGCAGCCGCTGTTGCGTCGGTATCGGTGTCTCTCTCCGGGGCGGTCGGTGAGCATCATACGAACCTGGTGGCGTTCAGGTCTGATCTGGACGGCCACGTCAACAGCTTGATGAAAGACCTGTTCTGGATCGCTATCGGTACTGTGGCCGCAGTTGCGTTGACCGAGATTCTGACCGCAGGTTTGGCAACTCTGGGTCCAGCCGAGGCGGAGGCCGCCGCAGGGACGGCCGCGGGAACCGCCGCGGTAGCGACTGCTGCCACGCGGATTCGGAATCTGTGGAACATCTGTCGGTTGTTTCAGACGCTCGAAGTCGGGGTGGGAATTGCCGAGGCCATCAATGCTGTTAACCCTCTCGATATCCAGTCCAAATTGGACGAGATTGCCTCGCTCGTTGCCGCTACCGTCGCTGGTGTCTTTGTCGCCGAAATGGCAAAGGGCGGAAAGCAGAACGTCGGCGACACGGGAATCGAGAATGAGATGCGCGCACTGATTGCCGCCGGCGCGGCGATCGGCAACTGTGAGGCCCTGGCGAAACTATGGGATGAAGCAAAAGGGGATAATGCGCGGCGGCAGCGGATCAAGCGGACGCAGAAGAAGTACGATTGTCGTCACTCCAGTGGCGGCGGTGGTCGATAG
- the ssb gene encoding single-stranded DNA-binding protein, with the protein MSGETTLTVIGNLTDDPRLTFVKGEGTAVVNFTVASTPRIFDRESNKWKDGAALFLRVTMWREPAENIAESLTKGARVMVTGKLQQRSYEDRDGVTRYVMEVVADEVGVSLKYAVAKPIKRKNNAWGDNTNRGGKSTPSTGRGRRSAPADDDPRSEFTPDEVA; encoded by the coding sequence ATGTCCGGAGAAACCACCTTGACCGTGATCGGTAACCTGACCGATGATCCGCGCCTGACCTTCGTCAAGGGCGAAGGCACCGCGGTGGTCAACTTCACCGTCGCGTCCACCCCACGAATATTCGACCGCGAGTCGAACAAGTGGAAAGACGGTGCGGCACTGTTCCTTCGCGTCACGATGTGGCGCGAGCCCGCCGAGAACATCGCCGAGTCCCTGACCAAGGGCGCCCGGGTGATGGTAACCGGCAAACTTCAACAGCGCAGCTACGAAGACCGTGACGGGGTCACCCGCTACGTCATGGAAGTCGTCGCCGACGAGGTCGGGGTGTCACTGAAATACGCCGTCGCCAAACCCATCAAACGCAAGAACAACGCATGGGGCGACAACACCAACCGCGGCGGCAAATCCACGCCCAGTACCGGCCGAGGACGACGTTCGGCACCAGCCGACGACGACCCGAGGTCGGAATTCACACCGGATGAGGTGGCATGA
- a CDS encoding DUF2637 domain-containing protein translates to MTGDRNAVQMRWVRRGAVVILVTMGSAAFTLSFAALRELAVMAHTPRALEWSWPVGGV, encoded by the coding sequence ATGACCGGGGACCGGAATGCGGTGCAAATGCGGTGGGTGCGCCGCGGCGCGGTGGTAATCCTCGTGACCATGGGGTCCGCGGCGTTCACGCTCAGTTTCGCAGCATTGCGGGAACTGGCGGTCATGGCGCACACACCACGGGCACTGGAGTGGTCGTGGCCGGTAGGAGGTGTCTGA
- a CDS encoding GDSL-type esterase/lipase family protein, with protein MTDHAHPEPVWVGAWRANPSGSQGRTETAPEGPRTRIRAGYPMAPAREIADQSLRMIATVRGAGAAVRITLSNRYGRSPVTFREIHLGRQRSGADLVPGSNTRVTFAGADEVTVAAGAEAVSDPVSFPVQPLDRLAVSFHLPQPKPVGATNHWLSTNTSYLSAPRSGNHAAAESGTAFTETTRSVYHLSGIDVLAAPGTSAVVVLGDSFTESNATTLDGDQIWPDHLTRRLQTAPGGAGLSVVSSAISFNFAAPGIRPTLIGPRFFNIGGPAGTQRFGADVAAVPGATAVIILLGMNDLGFFASAHKVIDAYRNLVDQAHAAGLKAIGGTLTPTGGAFGLERNYGLRRPQRQRDHVNEFIRTGGLFDGVIDFAAATADPTNPRNWAPGLSPDEVHPNDQGARIQADAVDLTTLRVLTAARPSTSASVGG; from the coding sequence ATGACAGATCACGCTCACCCCGAACCGGTTTGGGTCGGCGCCTGGCGCGCGAATCCCAGCGGTTCCCAGGGTCGAACCGAGACCGCGCCGGAAGGACCACGCACCCGGATCCGGGCCGGCTATCCGATGGCCCCGGCCCGCGAGATCGCCGACCAGAGCCTGCGGATGATCGCGACCGTGCGGGGCGCGGGCGCGGCGGTGCGGATAACCCTGAGCAACCGCTACGGCCGATCGCCGGTCACCTTCCGCGAGATCCACCTCGGTCGGCAGCGTTCCGGTGCGGATCTGGTGCCCGGCTCGAACACCCGGGTCACCTTCGCCGGTGCCGACGAGGTCACCGTGGCTGCCGGTGCCGAAGCCGTCAGCGATCCGGTGTCCTTCCCGGTGCAGCCGCTCGACCGGCTGGCGGTGAGTTTCCATCTGCCACAGCCGAAACCCGTAGGCGCCACCAACCACTGGCTGAGCACGAACACCTCGTATCTGTCCGCACCGCGCAGTGGTAACCATGCCGCTGCGGAGTCCGGCACCGCATTCACCGAGACGACTCGCTCGGTGTATCACCTCAGCGGCATTGACGTGCTCGCCGCCCCCGGCACCTCCGCGGTGGTCGTGCTCGGCGACTCGTTCACCGAAAGCAACGCGACCACCCTCGACGGTGACCAGATCTGGCCGGACCATCTCACGCGCAGACTGCAAACCGCCCCCGGCGGCGCAGGACTATCGGTGGTCAGCTCCGCGATCAGCTTCAACTTCGCGGCACCCGGCATCAGGCCCACCCTGATCGGACCCCGATTCTTCAACATCGGCGGACCGGCGGGCACCCAACGATTCGGCGCCGACGTCGCCGCCGTGCCCGGCGCCACCGCCGTCATCATCCTGCTCGGCATGAACGATCTCGGATTCTTCGCCAGCGCACACAAGGTGATCGACGCCTACCGAAATCTCGTCGACCAGGCACACGCCGCAGGACTGAAGGCGATCGGCGGCACCCTGACACCCACCGGCGGGGCGTTCGGACTCGAGCGCAACTACGGACTGCGACGCCCGCAGCGACAGCGAGACCACGTCAACGAATTCATCCGCACCGGCGGACTATTCGATGGCGTCATCGACTTCGCCGCCGCCACCGCCGACCCGACCAATCCGCGAAACTGGGCACCCGGACTATCCCCCGATGAGGTCCACCCCAACGATCAGGGAGCCCGGATTCAAGCCGACGCCGTCGACCTGACCACACTGCGGGTCCTGACCGCAGCCCGGCCCTCTACCAGCGCCTCGGTAGGCGGGTAG
- a CDS encoding WXG100 family type VII secretion target: MTNPFTVDLDELEQIIARLSGLAAFVADHLDEIDRRVGTLRGSGWDGVAAEAYSAAHQQWISGAREFAQGIRDMSDAAKTAHGAYSEAADVNSKMMRSR; the protein is encoded by the coding sequence GTGACGAACCCTTTCACCGTCGACCTGGACGAACTCGAGCAGATCATTGCTCGACTGTCCGGGTTGGCCGCGTTCGTCGCGGACCATCTCGATGAAATCGATAGGCGGGTCGGGACCCTGCGTGGGAGCGGGTGGGACGGTGTTGCCGCAGAAGCGTATTCGGCGGCTCATCAACAGTGGATCTCGGGTGCGCGAGAATTCGCACAGGGCATCCGCGACATGAGTGATGCGGCCAAGACGGCCCATGGGGCGTATTCCGAAGCCGCGGACGTCAACTCGAAGATGATGCGGAGCAGGTGA
- a CDS encoding TetR/AcrR family transcriptional regulator has product MKAADGFRRARHPEQIAARRAAILETATAMLAEMPVAEVSLNELSRRIGLAKSNVLRYFESREAILLQVLDDAWQDWLGRMEQSLAEVDSPAPVTERIDQVVERVVAELISSPLLCELISVAFSVLERNVATETITRFKYRMLDATTVAAARVRQCLPELTEGSATGFAAEVFVLTTAVWPLTHPPARVADALQDPNLAFARLDFGETMRHLLITLLFGYLARPADDPPIKATGN; this is encoded by the coding sequence GTGAAAGCGGCGGACGGATTCCGGCGAGCTCGCCATCCCGAGCAGATCGCCGCCCGCCGGGCCGCGATCCTGGAAACGGCGACGGCCATGCTTGCGGAGATGCCCGTGGCCGAGGTCAGCCTGAACGAATTGAGCCGCCGTATCGGGCTGGCCAAATCGAATGTCCTGCGCTACTTCGAAAGTCGTGAGGCGATCCTGCTGCAAGTCCTCGACGACGCCTGGCAGGACTGGCTCGGCCGGATGGAGCAGTCCCTGGCCGAGGTCGACTCCCCCGCTCCGGTAACCGAACGGATCGATCAGGTGGTCGAGCGGGTCGTGGCCGAGCTGATCTCATCCCCGCTGCTGTGCGAGCTGATCAGTGTCGCCTTCAGCGTCTTGGAACGCAACGTCGCCACCGAGACGATCACTCGTTTCAAATATCGAATGCTGGATGCCACCACGGTCGCGGCCGCACGAGTCCGGCAATGTCTGCCCGAACTGACCGAGGGGTCGGCCACGGGGTTCGCGGCCGAGGTCTTCGTGCTCACCACCGCCGTCTGGCCGCTGACCCACCCACCTGCCCGAGTCGCCGACGCTCTGCAGGACCCCAACCTGGCCTTCGCGCGCCTCGATTTCGGTGAGACCATGCGACACCTGCTGATCACCCTACTGTTCGGCTACCTCGCCCGCCCCGCCGACGACCCGCCCATCAAGGCAACCGGGAACTAG